Proteins encoded by one window of Arabidopsis thaliana chromosome 2, partial sequence:
- a CDS encoding phospholipase-like protein (PEARLI 4) family protein (Arabidopsis phospholipase-like protein (PEARLI 4) family; CONTAINS InterPro DOMAIN/s: Phospholipase-like, arabidopsis (InterPro:IPR007942); BEST Arabidopsis thaliana protein match is: Arabidopsis phospholipase-like protein (PEARLI 4) family (TAIR:AT4G38550.1); Has 35333 Blast hits to 34131 proteins in 2444 species: Archae - 798; Bacteria - 22429; Metazoa - 974; Fungi - 991; Plants - 531; Viruses - 0; Other Eukaryotes - 9610 (source: NCBI BLink).): MDFFHSREKRHGKRAGLFGHKSASKSNPSSPPHLAEGRSQPTTHFGMKRSESEYAFPISDEQTTHWKPQQQASERIPNSHQRPPVYRYSTPERPREPDEDVTPRSNGSGSPFRSARTRTPDRRKRSSEITKELYERMYEADANHERGRDYSRERYEAEGNVTSRNRPSSPFHPSQSRSPPPHARTQRYNNGKDHFEGMYEADADITPRNSPPMSPVHQHTSYSPPPPFYSSSDDEDDNNSTYLFPEIATGRRSRGVSGSSTPVHYKYQITSVETYEQERQFEPPELPDESQSFTMQEIARMRGLQSYGKEEIQLAISETYVSVANYKVRMSIAATLEAIIDKHGDIAASSKLQSTSTRSFYLESLAAAVMELKSTALRDLTKTRVAEIAAVVKDMDSVKIDVSWLKTAVTELAEAVEYYGKYDTAKIVREECDREMTAGKKEMEEMREELRRREKETKECRERVTELAGRLGQLEMKDVRVKKNLELYESKVLKFDGHSVLVD, from the exons ATGGATTTCTTCCAttcaagagagaagagacatGGCAAAAGAGCAG GATTGTTTGGTCACAAAAGTGCGAGCAAGAGCAACCCGTCGAGCCCTCCTCATCTTGCTGAGGGTCGGTCTCAGCCGACAACTCATTTCGGCATGAAAAGATCGGAATCAGAGTACGCGTTTCCCATCTCCGATGAACAAACCACTCACTGGAAACCACAACAGCAAGCCTCTGAACGCATCCCAAATTCCCACCAACGGCCTCCAGTCTACAGATATAGCACG CCTGAGCGTCCTAGAGAGCCTGATGAGGATGTGACTCCAAGGAGCAACGGTTCTGGGAGCCCTTTTCGATCTGCCAGAACCCGCACG CCTGATCGTCGTAAAAGGTCTAGCGAGATAACCAAAGAGCTGTACGAGAGAATGTATGAGGCAGATGCCAAT CATGAACGTGGAAGAGACTACAGTAGAGAAAGATATGAAGCTGAAGGCAATGTAACTTCCCGGAACAGACCTTCAAGCCCATTTCATCCATCCCAAAGCCGCTCTCCACCGCCACACGCAAGG ACTCAGAGATACAACAACGGAAAAGATCATTTCGAGGGGATGTACGAGGCAGATGCCGATATCACACCGCGTAACAGCCCTCCCATGAGTCCTGTTCATCAACACACAAGCTACTCTCCACCACCGCCGTTCTACTCATCCAGTGACGACGAAGACGACAACAATTCCACCTATCTCTTTCCAGAAATTGCCACTGGACGTCGTTCCAGGGGAGTTTCAGGAAGCAGCACG CCGGTTCACTACAAGTATCAGATCACATCGGTAGAGACTTACGAGCAGGAGAGGCAATTCGAGCCGCCGGAGCTGCCGGACGAGTCACAGAGCTTCACGATGCAGGAGATCGCCAGAATGCGCGGACTTCAAAGCTACGGAAAGGAAGAGATACAATTAGCGATATCCGAGACTTACGTCTCCGTCGCCAATTACAAGGTACGGATGAGCATCGCCGCCACGCTCGAAGCGATCATTGACAAACACGGTGACATCGCCGCCTCGTCGAAGTTACAATCTACCTCAACGAGGTCGTTTTATCTCGAATCCCTAGCCGCAGCAGTAATGGAACTGAAATCAACGGCGTTGAGAGATCTGACGAAGACGCGAGTGGCGGAAATCGCGGCGGTCGTGAAGGACATGGATTCGGTGAAAATCGATGTATCGTGGCTCAAAACAGCGGTGACGGAGCTAGCGGAGGCGGTGGAGTACTACGGGAAGTACGACACGGCGAAGATTGTGAGGGAGGAGTGCGATAGGGAAATGACGGCGGGGAAAAAAGAGATGGAGGAGATGAGGGAGGAGCTGCGGCGGAGAGAGAAGGAAACGAAGGAATGTAGAGAGAGAGTGACGGAGTTGGCGGGACGGCTGGGGCAGCTGGAGATGAAGGATgtgagagtgaagaagaatctggagCTCTATGAGAGCAAGGTCCTTAAATTCGACGGTCATTCGGTTCTCGTTGACTGA
- a CDS encoding phospholipase-like protein (PEARLI 4) family protein (Arabidopsis phospholipase-like protein (PEARLI 4) family; CONTAINS InterPro DOMAIN/s: Phospholipase-like, arabidopsis (InterPro:IPR007942); BEST Arabidopsis thaliana protein match is: Arabidopsis phospholipase-like protein (PEARLI 4) family (TAIR:AT4G38550.1); Has 35333 Blast hits to 34131 proteins in 2444 species: Archae - 798; Bacteria - 22429; Metazoa - 974; Fungi - 991; Plants - 531; Viruses - 0; Other Eukaryotes - 9610 (source: NCBI BLink).), with the protein MDFFHSREKRHGKRAGLFGHKSASKSNPSSPPHLAEGRSQPTTHFGMKRSESEYAFPISDEQTTHWKPQQQASERIPNSHQRPPVYRYSTPERPREPDEDVTPRSNGSGSPFRSARTRTPDRRKRSSEITKELYERMYEADANHERGRDYSRERYEAEGNVTSRNRPSSPFHPSQSRSPPPHARLQTQRYNNGKDHFEGMYEADADITPRNSPPMSPVHQHTSYSPPPPFYSSSDDEDDNNSTYLFPEIATGRRSRGVSGSSTPVHYKYQITSVETYEQERQFEPPELPDESQSFTMQEIARMRGLQSYGKEEIQLAISETYVSVANYKVRMSIAATLEAIIDKHGDIAASSKLQSTSTRSFYLESLAAAVMELKSTALRDLTKTRVAEIAAVVKDMDSVKIDVSWLKTAVTELAEAVEYYGKYDTAKIVREECDREMTAGKKEMEEMREELRRREKETKECRERVTELAGRLGQLEMKDVRVKKNLELYESKVLKFDGHSVLVD; encoded by the exons ATGGATTTCTTCCAttcaagagagaagagacatGGCAAAAGAGCAG GATTGTTTGGTCACAAAAGTGCGAGCAAGAGCAACCCGTCGAGCCCTCCTCATCTTGCTGAGGGTCGGTCTCAGCCGACAACTCATTTCGGCATGAAAAGATCGGAATCAGAGTACGCGTTTCCCATCTCCGATGAACAAACCACTCACTGGAAACCACAACAGCAAGCCTCTGAACGCATCCCAAATTCCCACCAACGGCCTCCAGTCTACAGATATAGCACG CCTGAGCGTCCTAGAGAGCCTGATGAGGATGTGACTCCAAGGAGCAACGGTTCTGGGAGCCCTTTTCGATCTGCCAGAACCCGCACG CCTGATCGTCGTAAAAGGTCTAGCGAGATAACCAAAGAGCTGTACGAGAGAATGTATGAGGCAGATGCCAAT CATGAACGTGGAAGAGACTACAGTAGAGAAAGATATGAAGCTGAAGGCAATGTAACTTCCCGGAACAGACCTTCAAGCCCATTTCATCCATCCCAAAGCCGCTCTCCACCGCCACACGCAAGG TTGCAGACTCAGAGATACAACAACGGAAAAGATCATTTCGAGGGGATGTACGAGGCAGATGCCGATATCACACCGCGTAACAGCCCTCCCATGAGTCCTGTTCATCAACACACAAGCTACTCTCCACCACCGCCGTTCTACTCATCCAGTGACGACGAAGACGACAACAATTCCACCTATCTCTTTCCAGAAATTGCCACTGGACGTCGTTCCAGGGGAGTTTCAGGAAGCAGCACG CCGGTTCACTACAAGTATCAGATCACATCGGTAGAGACTTACGAGCAGGAGAGGCAATTCGAGCCGCCGGAGCTGCCGGACGAGTCACAGAGCTTCACGATGCAGGAGATCGCCAGAATGCGCGGACTTCAAAGCTACGGAAAGGAAGAGATACAATTAGCGATATCCGAGACTTACGTCTCCGTCGCCAATTACAAGGTACGGATGAGCATCGCCGCCACGCTCGAAGCGATCATTGACAAACACGGTGACATCGCCGCCTCGTCGAAGTTACAATCTACCTCAACGAGGTCGTTTTATCTCGAATCCCTAGCCGCAGCAGTAATGGAACTGAAATCAACGGCGTTGAGAGATCTGACGAAGACGCGAGTGGCGGAAATCGCGGCGGTCGTGAAGGACATGGATTCGGTGAAAATCGATGTATCGTGGCTCAAAACAGCGGTGACGGAGCTAGCGGAGGCGGTGGAGTACTACGGGAAGTACGACACGGCGAAGATTGTGAGGGAGGAGTGCGATAGGGAAATGACGGCGGGGAAAAAAGAGATGGAGGAGATGAGGGAGGAGCTGCGGCGGAGAGAGAAGGAAACGAAGGAATGTAGAGAGAGAGTGACGGAGTTGGCGGGACGGCTGGGGCAGCTGGAGATGAAGGATgtgagagtgaagaagaatctggagCTCTATGAGAGCAAGGTCCTTAAATTCGACGGTCATTCGGTTCTCGTTGACTGA
- a CDS encoding phospholipase-like protein (PEARLI 4) family protein, producing the protein MDFFHSREKRHGKRAGLFGHKSASKSNPSSPPHLAEGRSQPTTHFGMKRSESEYAFPISDEQTTHWKPQQQASERIPNSHQRPPVYRYSTPERPREPDEDVTPRSNGSGSPFRSARTRTPDRRKRSSEITKELYERMYEADANVSPFHPFRSRSPAPYNTHERGRDYSRERYEAEGNVTSRNRPSSPFHPSQSRSPPPHARTQRYNNGKDHFEGMYEADADITPRNSPPMSPVHQHTSYSPPPPFYSSSDDEDDNNSTYLFPEIATGRRSRGVSGSSTVRFFLSRVSIYQSVKKMLKFKLLWFVQPVHYKYQITSVETYEQERQFEPPELPDESQSFTMQEIARMRGLQSYGKEEIQLAISETYVSVANYKVRMSIAATLEAIIDKHGDIAASSKLQSTSTRSFYLESLAAAVMELKSTALRDLTKTRVAEIAAVVKDMDSVKIDVSWLKTAVTELAEAVEYYGKYDTAKIVREECDREMTAGKKEMEEMREELRRREKETKECRERVTELAGRLGQLEMKDVRVKKNLELYESKVLKFDGHSVLVD; encoded by the exons ATGGATTTCTTCCAttcaagagagaagagacatGGCAAAAGAGCAG GATTGTTTGGTCACAAAAGTGCGAGCAAGAGCAACCCGTCGAGCCCTCCTCATCTTGCTGAGGGTCGGTCTCAGCCGACAACTCATTTCGGCATGAAAAGATCGGAATCAGAGTACGCGTTTCCCATCTCCGATGAACAAACCACTCACTGGAAACCACAACAGCAAGCCTCTGAACGCATCCCAAATTCCCACCAACGGCCTCCAGTCTACAGATATAGCACG CCTGAGCGTCCTAGAGAGCCTGATGAGGATGTGACTCCAAGGAGCAACGGTTCTGGGAGCCCTTTTCGATCTGCCAGAACCCGCACG CCTGATCGTCGTAAAAGGTCTAGCGAGATAACCAAAGAGCTGTACGAGAGAATGTATGAGGCAGATGCCAATGTGAGTCCATTTCACCCCTTCAGAAGCCGCTCTCCAGCTCCCTACAACACC CATGAACGTGGAAGAGACTACAGTAGAGAAAGATATGAAGCTGAAGGCAATGTAACTTCCCGGAACAGACCTTCAAGCCCATTTCATCCATCCCAAAGCCGCTCTCCACCGCCACACGCAAGG ACTCAGAGATACAACAACGGAAAAGATCATTTCGAGGGGATGTACGAGGCAGATGCCGATATCACACCGCGTAACAGCCCTCCCATGAGTCCTGTTCATCAACACACAAGCTACTCTCCACCACCGCCGTTCTACTCATCCAGTGACGACGAAGACGACAACAATTCCACCTATCTCTTTCCAGAAATTGCCACTGGACGTCGTTCCAGGGGAGTTTCAGGAAGCAGCACGgttcgtttttttctctcgCGGGTCTCTATTTACCAAAGTGTGAAGAAAATGCTTAAATTCAAATTGCTTTGGTTTGTGCAGCCGGTTCACTACAAGTATCAGATCACATCGGTAGAGACTTACGAGCAGGAGAGGCAATTCGAGCCGCCGGAGCTGCCGGACGAGTCACAGAGCTTCACGATGCAGGAGATCGCCAGAATGCGCGGACTTCAAAGCTACGGAAAGGAAGAGATACAATTAGCGATATCCGAGACTTACGTCTCCGTCGCCAATTACAAGGTACGGATGAGCATCGCCGCCACGCTCGAAGCGATCATTGACAAACACGGTGACATCGCCGCCTCGTCGAAGTTACAATCTACCTCAACGAGGTCGTTTTATCTCGAATCCCTAGCCGCAGCAGTAATGGAACTGAAATCAACGGCGTTGAGAGATCTGACGAAGACGCGAGTGGCGGAAATCGCGGCGGTCGTGAAGGACATGGATTCGGTGAAAATCGATGTATCGTGGCTCAAAACAGCGGTGACGGAGCTAGCGGAGGCGGTGGAGTACTACGGGAAGTACGACACGGCGAAGATTGTGAGGGAGGAGTGCGATAGGGAAATGACGGCGGGGAAAAAAGAGATGGAGGAGATGAGGGAGGAGCTGCGGCGGAGAGAGAAGGAAACGAAGGAATGTAGAGAGAGAGTGACGGAGTTGGCGGGACGGCTGGGGCAGCTGGAGATGAAGGATgtgagagtgaagaagaatctggagCTCTATGAGAGCAAGGTCCTTAAATTCGACGGTCATTCGGTTCTCGTTGACTGA
- a CDS encoding phospholipase-like protein (PEARLI 4) family protein (Arabidopsis phospholipase-like protein (PEARLI 4) family; CONTAINS InterPro DOMAIN/s: Phospholipase-like, arabidopsis (InterPro:IPR007942); BEST Arabidopsis thaliana protein match is: Arabidopsis phospholipase-like protein (PEARLI 4) family (TAIR:AT4G38550.1); Has 35333 Blast hits to 34131 proteins in 2444 species: Archae - 798; Bacteria - 22429; Metazoa - 974; Fungi - 991; Plants - 531; Viruses - 0; Other Eukaryotes - 9610 (source: NCBI BLink).): MDFFHSREKRHGKRAGLFGHKSASKSNPSSPPHLAEGRSQPTTHFGMKRSESEYAFPISDEQTTHWKPQQQASERIPNSHQRPPVYRYSTPERPREPDEDVTPRSNGSGSPFRSARTRTPDRRKRSSEITKELYERMYEADANVSPFHPFRSRSPAPYNTHERGRDYSRERYEAEGNVTSRNRPSSPFHPSQSRSPPPHARTQRYNNGKDHFEGMYEADADITPRNSPPMSPVHQHTSYSPPPPFYSSSDDEDDNNSTYLFPEIATGRRSRGVSGSSTPVHYKYQITSVETYEQERQFEPPELPDESQSFTMQEIARMRGLQSYGKEEIQLAISETYVSVANYKVRMSIAATLEAIIDKHGDIAASSKLQSTSTRSFYLESLAAAVMELKSTALRDLTKTRVAEIAAVVKDMDSVKIDVSWLKTAVTELAEAVEYYGKYDTAKIVREECDREMTAGKKEMEEMREELRRREKETKECRERVTELAGRLGQLEMKDVRVKKNLELYESKVLKFDGHSVLVD; this comes from the exons ATGGATTTCTTCCAttcaagagagaagagacatGGCAAAAGAGCAG GATTGTTTGGTCACAAAAGTGCGAGCAAGAGCAACCCGTCGAGCCCTCCTCATCTTGCTGAGGGTCGGTCTCAGCCGACAACTCATTTCGGCATGAAAAGATCGGAATCAGAGTACGCGTTTCCCATCTCCGATGAACAAACCACTCACTGGAAACCACAACAGCAAGCCTCTGAACGCATCCCAAATTCCCACCAACGGCCTCCAGTCTACAGATATAGCACG CCTGAGCGTCCTAGAGAGCCTGATGAGGATGTGACTCCAAGGAGCAACGGTTCTGGGAGCCCTTTTCGATCTGCCAGAACCCGCACG CCTGATCGTCGTAAAAGGTCTAGCGAGATAACCAAAGAGCTGTACGAGAGAATGTATGAGGCAGATGCCAATGTGAGTCCATTTCACCCCTTCAGAAGCCGCTCTCCAGCTCCCTACAACACC CATGAACGTGGAAGAGACTACAGTAGAGAAAGATATGAAGCTGAAGGCAATGTAACTTCCCGGAACAGACCTTCAAGCCCATTTCATCCATCCCAAAGCCGCTCTCCACCGCCACACGCAAGG ACTCAGAGATACAACAACGGAAAAGATCATTTCGAGGGGATGTACGAGGCAGATGCCGATATCACACCGCGTAACAGCCCTCCCATGAGTCCTGTTCATCAACACACAAGCTACTCTCCACCACCGCCGTTCTACTCATCCAGTGACGACGAAGACGACAACAATTCCACCTATCTCTTTCCAGAAATTGCCACTGGACGTCGTTCCAGGGGAGTTTCAGGAAGCAGCACG CCGGTTCACTACAAGTATCAGATCACATCGGTAGAGACTTACGAGCAGGAGAGGCAATTCGAGCCGCCGGAGCTGCCGGACGAGTCACAGAGCTTCACGATGCAGGAGATCGCCAGAATGCGCGGACTTCAAAGCTACGGAAAGGAAGAGATACAATTAGCGATATCCGAGACTTACGTCTCCGTCGCCAATTACAAGGTACGGATGAGCATCGCCGCCACGCTCGAAGCGATCATTGACAAACACGGTGACATCGCCGCCTCGTCGAAGTTACAATCTACCTCAACGAGGTCGTTTTATCTCGAATCCCTAGCCGCAGCAGTAATGGAACTGAAATCAACGGCGTTGAGAGATCTGACGAAGACGCGAGTGGCGGAAATCGCGGCGGTCGTGAAGGACATGGATTCGGTGAAAATCGATGTATCGTGGCTCAAAACAGCGGTGACGGAGCTAGCGGAGGCGGTGGAGTACTACGGGAAGTACGACACGGCGAAGATTGTGAGGGAGGAGTGCGATAGGGAAATGACGGCGGGGAAAAAAGAGATGGAGGAGATGAGGGAGGAGCTGCGGCGGAGAGAGAAGGAAACGAAGGAATGTAGAGAGAGAGTGACGGAGTTGGCGGGACGGCTGGGGCAGCTGGAGATGAAGGATgtgagagtgaagaagaatctggagCTCTATGAGAGCAAGGTCCTTAAATTCGACGGTCATTCGGTTCTCGTTGACTGA
- a CDS encoding phospholipase-like protein (PEARLI 4) family protein: MKRSESEYAFPISDEQTTHWKPQQQASERIPNSHQRPPVYRYSTPERPREPDEDVTPRSNGSGSPFRSARTRTPDRRKRSSEITKELYERMYEADANVSPFHPFRSRSPAPYNTHERGRDYSRERYEAEGNVTSRNRPSSPFHPSQSRSPPPHARLQTQRYNNGKDHFEGMYEADADITPRNSPPMSPVHQHTSYSPPPPFYSSSDDEDDNNSTYLFPEIATGRRSRGVSGSSTVRFFLSRVSIYQSVKKMLKFKLLWFVQPVHYKYQITSVETYEQERQFEPPELPDESQSFTMQEIARMRGLQSYGKEEIQLAISETYVSVANYKVRMSIAATLEAIIDKHGDIAASSKLQSTSTRSFYLESLAAAVMELKSTALRDLTKTRVAEIAAVVKDMDSVKIDVSWLKTAVTELAEAVEYYGKYDTAKIVREECDREMTAGKKEMEEMREELRRREKETKECRERVTELAGRLGQLEMKDVRVKKNLELYESKVLKFDGHSVLVD, from the exons ATGAAAAGATCGGAATCAGAGTACGCGTTTCCCATCTCCGATGAACAAACCACTCACTGGAAACCACAACAGCAAGCCTCTGAACGCATCCCAAATTCCCACCAACGGCCTCCAGTCTACAGATATAGCACG CCTGAGCGTCCTAGAGAGCCTGATGAGGATGTGACTCCAAGGAGCAACGGTTCTGGGAGCCCTTTTCGATCTGCCAGAACCCGCACG CCTGATCGTCGTAAAAGGTCTAGCGAGATAACCAAAGAGCTGTACGAGAGAATGTATGAGGCAGATGCCAATGTGAGTCCATTTCACCCCTTCAGAAGCCGCTCTCCAGCTCCCTACAACACC CATGAACGTGGAAGAGACTACAGTAGAGAAAGATATGAAGCTGAAGGCAATGTAACTTCCCGGAACAGACCTTCAAGCCCATTTCATCCATCCCAAAGCCGCTCTCCACCGCCACACGCAAGG TTGCAGACTCAGAGATACAACAACGGAAAAGATCATTTCGAGGGGATGTACGAGGCAGATGCCGATATCACACCGCGTAACAGCCCTCCCATGAGTCCTGTTCATCAACACACAAGCTACTCTCCACCACCGCCGTTCTACTCATCCAGTGACGACGAAGACGACAACAATTCCACCTATCTCTTTCCAGAAATTGCCACTGGACGTCGTTCCAGGGGAGTTTCAGGAAGCAGCACGgttcgtttttttctctcgCGGGTCTCTATTTACCAAAGTGTGAAGAAAATGCTTAAATTCAAATTGCTTTGGTTTGTGCAGCCGGTTCACTACAAGTATCAGATCACATCGGTAGAGACTTACGAGCAGGAGAGGCAATTCGAGCCGCCGGAGCTGCCGGACGAGTCACAGAGCTTCACGATGCAGGAGATCGCCAGAATGCGCGGACTTCAAAGCTACGGAAAGGAAGAGATACAATTAGCGATATCCGAGACTTACGTCTCCGTCGCCAATTACAAGGTACGGATGAGCATCGCCGCCACGCTCGAAGCGATCATTGACAAACACGGTGACATCGCCGCCTCGTCGAAGTTACAATCTACCTCAACGAGGTCGTTTTATCTCGAATCCCTAGCCGCAGCAGTAATGGAACTGAAATCAACGGCGTTGAGAGATCTGACGAAGACGCGAGTGGCGGAAATCGCGGCGGTCGTGAAGGACATGGATTCGGTGAAAATCGATGTATCGTGGCTCAAAACAGCGGTGACGGAGCTAGCGGAGGCGGTGGAGTACTACGGGAAGTACGACACGGCGAAGATTGTGAGGGAGGAGTGCGATAGGGAAATGACGGCGGGGAAAAAAGAGATGGAGGAGATGAGGGAGGAGCTGCGGCGGAGAGAGAAGGAAACGAAGGAATGTAGAGAGAGAGTGACGGAGTTGGCGGGACGGCTGGGGCAGCTGGAGATGAAGGATgtgagagtgaagaagaatctggagCTCTATGAGAGCAAGGTCCTTAAATTCGACGGTCATTCGGTTCTCGTTGACTGA
- a CDS encoding phospholipase-like protein (PEARLI 4) family protein → MKRSESEYAFPISDEQTTHWKPQQQASERIPNSHQRPPVYRYSTPERPREPDEDVTPRSNGSGSPFRSARTRTPDRRKRSSEITKELYERMYEADANVSPFHPFRSRSPAPYNTHERGRDYSRERYEAEGNVTSRNRPSSPFHPSQSRSPPPHARTQRYNNGKDHFEGMYEADADITPRNSPPMSPVHQHTSYSPPPPFYSSSDDEDDNNSTYLFPEIATGRRSRGVSGSSTPVHYKYQITSVETYEQERQFEPPELPDESQSFTMQEIARMRGLQSYGKEEIQLAISETYVSVANYKVRMSIAATLEAIIDKHGDIAASSKLQSTSTRSFYLESLAAAVMELKSTALRDLTKTRVAEIAAVVKDMDSVKIDVSWLKTAVTELAEAVEYYGKYDTAKIVREECDREMTAGKKEMEEMREELRRREKETKECRERVTELAGRLGQLEMKDVRVKKNLELYESKVLKFDGHSVLVD, encoded by the exons ATGAAAAGATCGGAATCAGAGTACGCGTTTCCCATCTCCGATGAACAAACCACTCACTGGAAACCACAACAGCAAGCCTCTGAACGCATCCCAAATTCCCACCAACGGCCTCCAGTCTACAGATATAGCACG CCTGAGCGTCCTAGAGAGCCTGATGAGGATGTGACTCCAAGGAGCAACGGTTCTGGGAGCCCTTTTCGATCTGCCAGAACCCGCACG CCTGATCGTCGTAAAAGGTCTAGCGAGATAACCAAAGAGCTGTACGAGAGAATGTATGAGGCAGATGCCAATGTGAGTCCATTTCACCCCTTCAGAAGCCGCTCTCCAGCTCCCTACAACACC CATGAACGTGGAAGAGACTACAGTAGAGAAAGATATGAAGCTGAAGGCAATGTAACTTCCCGGAACAGACCTTCAAGCCCATTTCATCCATCCCAAAGCCGCTCTCCACCGCCACACGCAAGG ACTCAGAGATACAACAACGGAAAAGATCATTTCGAGGGGATGTACGAGGCAGATGCCGATATCACACCGCGTAACAGCCCTCCCATGAGTCCTGTTCATCAACACACAAGCTACTCTCCACCACCGCCGTTCTACTCATCCAGTGACGACGAAGACGACAACAATTCCACCTATCTCTTTCCAGAAATTGCCACTGGACGTCGTTCCAGGGGAGTTTCAGGAAGCAGCACG CCGGTTCACTACAAGTATCAGATCACATCGGTAGAGACTTACGAGCAGGAGAGGCAATTCGAGCCGCCGGAGCTGCCGGACGAGTCACAGAGCTTCACGATGCAGGAGATCGCCAGAATGCGCGGACTTCAAAGCTACGGAAAGGAAGAGATACAATTAGCGATATCCGAGACTTACGTCTCCGTCGCCAATTACAAGGTACGGATGAGCATCGCCGCCACGCTCGAAGCGATCATTGACAAACACGGTGACATCGCCGCCTCGTCGAAGTTACAATCTACCTCAACGAGGTCGTTTTATCTCGAATCCCTAGCCGCAGCAGTAATGGAACTGAAATCAACGGCGTTGAGAGATCTGACGAAGACGCGAGTGGCGGAAATCGCGGCGGTCGTGAAGGACATGGATTCGGTGAAAATCGATGTATCGTGGCTCAAAACAGCGGTGACGGAGCTAGCGGAGGCGGTGGAGTACTACGGGAAGTACGACACGGCGAAGATTGTGAGGGAGGAGTGCGATAGGGAAATGACGGCGGGGAAAAAAGAGATGGAGGAGATGAGGGAGGAGCTGCGGCGGAGAGAGAAGGAAACGAAGGAATGTAGAGAGAGAGTGACGGAGTTGGCGGGACGGCTGGGGCAGCTGGAGATGAAGGATgtgagagtgaagaagaatctggagCTCTATGAGAGCAAGGTCCTTAAATTCGACGGTCATTCGGTTCTCGTTGACTGA